A single genomic interval of Dromiciops gliroides isolate mDroGli1 chromosome 1, mDroGli1.pri, whole genome shotgun sequence harbors:
- the CIDEA gene encoding cell death activator CIDE-A isoform X2: MYSSRPFRVSNHDRSSRRGVTANTLKELISKTLDALAITTGLVTLVLEEDGTVVDTEEFFQTLGDNTHFMILEKGQKWTLGPKYVTQKQKRSGIAKVTFDLYKMNPKDFLGCLNVKATMYEIYSVSYDIKCTSAKAVLRHFLRFMSYAAQVTGQFLIYTGNYMLRVLNDTDDSPPPLKARTKGWLL; encoded by the exons ATGTATTCATCTCGGCCTTTCCGGGTCTCAAATCATGACCGAAGCAGCCGGCGTGGAGTGACAGCCAACACATTGAAGGAACTCATTAGCAAG ACCCTGGATGCCCTAGCAATTACTACTGGGCTGGTTACTTTAGTGTTGGAAGAAGATGGCACAGTTGTTGATACTGAAGAATTCTTTCAGACCCTAGGAGACAATACACATTTCATGATCTTGGAAAAAGGACAGAAATGGACGCTG GGTCCTAAATATGTTACTCAGAAGCAAAAAAGGTCTGGAATAGCAAAAGTCACTTTTGACTTGTATAAGATGAATCCCAAAGACTTCCTTGGATGCTTAAACGTGAAAGCCACCATGTATGAGATATATTCTGTGTCCTATGACATCAAATGTACATCGGCCAAAGCTGTGCTGAG GCACTTCTTGCGGTTTATGTCCTATGCTGCCCAAGTCACCGGACAATTTCTCATCTACACTGGGAATTACATGTTGCGTGTGCTTAATGACACTGatgattctcctcctcctctgaaAGCAAGAACCAAGGGTTGGCTCCTGTAG
- the CIDEA gene encoding cell death activator CIDE-A isoform X1: protein MDTARDYAGTLIRPLTFVGSQTKRVLLTPLMYSSRPFRVSNHDRSSRRGVTANTLKELISKTLDALAITTGLVTLVLEEDGTVVDTEEFFQTLGDNTHFMILEKGQKWTLGPKYVTQKQKRSGIAKVTFDLYKMNPKDFLGCLNVKATMYEIYSVSYDIKCTSAKAVLRHFLRFMSYAAQVTGQFLIYTGNYMLRVLNDTDDSPPPLKARTKGWLL, encoded by the exons ATGGACACCGCCAGGGACTATGCCGGAACCCTGATAAG GCCCCTGACTTTCGTGGGATCACAAACCAAACGAGTCCTGTTAACTCCCCTCATGTATTCATCTCGGCCTTTCCGGGTCTCAAATCATGACCGAAGCAGCCGGCGTGGAGTGACAGCCAACACATTGAAGGAACTCATTAGCAAG ACCCTGGATGCCCTAGCAATTACTACTGGGCTGGTTACTTTAGTGTTGGAAGAAGATGGCACAGTTGTTGATACTGAAGAATTCTTTCAGACCCTAGGAGACAATACACATTTCATGATCTTGGAAAAAGGACAGAAATGGACGCTG GGTCCTAAATATGTTACTCAGAAGCAAAAAAGGTCTGGAATAGCAAAAGTCACTTTTGACTTGTATAAGATGAATCCCAAAGACTTCCTTGGATGCTTAAACGTGAAAGCCACCATGTATGAGATATATTCTGTGTCCTATGACATCAAATGTACATCGGCCAAAGCTGTGCTGAG GCACTTCTTGCGGTTTATGTCCTATGCTGCCCAAGTCACCGGACAATTTCTCATCTACACTGGGAATTACATGTTGCGTGTGCTTAATGACACTGatgattctcctcctcctctgaaAGCAAGAACCAAGGGTTGGCTCCTGTAG